Proteins encoded in a region of the Zea mays cultivar B73 chromosome 2, Zm-B73-REFERENCE-NAM-5.0, whole genome shotgun sequence genome:
- the LOC100279999 gene encoding Nicotianamine aminotransferase 1: MESSSASNEEVTAVPASWNFEPNETLLGLMALSVRGVLARIKAEMVAGGGGGRPVIPMGHGDPSAFPCFRTAPEAVDAVAGALQSGEYNSYSTCVGLEPARRSVARYLSRDLPYELSPDDVYLTNGGAQAIEIVCSALARPGANILLPRPGYKLYEARAVFSGMEARYFDLVPGEGWEVDTDSVRALADKNTVAVVIINPGNPCGNVYSYEHLAKVAETARKLGVFVVADEAYAHLTFGERRFVPMGVFGAVAPVITLGSISKRWLVPGWRLGWIATSDPSGVFQRTKVASSIKTYHYICSDPTTFVQGAVPNLLENTSEEFFRRNIRTLKESADMCWEKLKGVNGIACPSRPMGSMFVMVKLDLSCLQGIEDDMDFCCRLAKEESVVVLPGRVVGCEDWLRITFAIDPSSLEDGLDRLRSFCSRHSKPAAQGSAASVV, translated from the exons ATGGAGAGCAGCAGCGCCAGCAACGAGGAGGTGACGGCTGTCCCGGCCTCGTGGAACTTCGAGCCGAACGAGACCCTGCTGGGCCTGATGGCGCTCTCGGTGCGCGGCGTGCTGGCCAGGATCAAGGCCGAGATGgttgccggcggcggcggcgggaggcCGGTGATCCCGATGGGCCACGGCGACCCGTCGGCGTTCCCGTGCTTCCGGACGGCGCCGGAAGCCGTGGACGCCGTCGCCGGCGCTCTCCAGTCCGGCGAGTACAACTCCTACTCCACTTGCGTCGGCCTTGAGCCCGCACGGAG GTCCGTCGCGCGGTACTTATCCCGTGACTTGCCATACGAGCTGTCGCCCGACGACGTCTACCTGACGAACGGCGGCGCTCAGGCGATCGAGATAGTGTGCTCCGCGCTGGCTCGTCCGGGCGCCAACATCTTGCTCCCTAGGCCCGGCTACAAGCTCTACGAGGCGCGCGCCGTGTTCAGCGGGATGGAGGCCCGGTACTTCGACCTTGTACCCGGCGAAGGCTGGGAGGTCGACACCGACAGTGTCCGAGCTCTCGCCGACAAGAACACGGTTGCCGTCGTCATCATCAACCCCGGGAACCCGTGCGGTAACGTCTACTCCTACGAGCACCTGGCCAAG GTTGCTGAGACTGCGCGGAAGCTCGGCGTGTTTGTCGTAGCGGACGAGGCTTACGCGCACTTGACGTTTGGAGAGAGGAGGTTCGTGCCGATGGGCGTGTTTGGGGCCGTGGCTCCGGTCATCACGCTGGGGTCCATTTCGAAGAGGTGGCTGGTGCCCGGCTGGCGGCTCGGGTGGATCGCTACCAGTGACCCTAGTGGCGTGTTTCAGAGAACCAAG GTAGCCAGCAGCATCAAGACCTACCATTACATCTGCTCTGACCCTACGACGTTTGTTCAG GGAGCGGTTCCAAACCTCCTGGAGAACACAAGCGAGGAGTTCTTCCGAAGAAACATCAGAACTCTAAAAGAAAGCGCGGACATGTGCTGGGAGAAGCTGAAGGGCGTCAACGGGATCGCATGCCCAAGCAGACCGATGGGGTCCATGTTCGTAATG GTGAAACTGGACCTGTCCTGCCTGCAGGGGATCGAAGACGACATGGACTTCTGCTGCCGGCTGGCCAAGGAAGAATCAGTGGTTGTTCTGCCAG GGCGTGTTGTGGGATGCGAGGACTGGCTCCGGATCACCTTCGCCATCGATCCGTCCTCTCTCGAAGACGGCCTGGACAGGCTCAGGTCCTTCTGCTCGCGACACAGCAAGCCGGCGGCACAGGGTTCTGCTGCCTCTGTAGTCTAG